One window from the genome of Salvelinus fontinalis isolate EN_2023a chromosome 3, ASM2944872v1, whole genome shotgun sequence encodes:
- the rdh20 gene encoding LOW QUALITY PROTEIN: retinol dehydrogenase 10 (The sequence of the model RefSeq protein was modified relative to this genomic sequence to represent the inferred CDS: substituted 1 base at 1 genomic stop codon): MDLQMMLLDVISFLPSSRSPSPSTAELVLITGSGGALGRLFALEFTKHGAEVVLWDVNANNNEETARLVREAGGKAXPYRVDVTNRVEVYHTADEVRTDLGRNVTMLVNNAGVVAGVRLMDCPDELVERTMKVNCHAFFWMTKAFIPQMKEQNHGHVASVPGLFSTACVEWCFCLYHDYCASKFAAVGFHESLAHELLTEEFDGVKTTLVCPYIVDTGMFDGCKIRDEVALFLAPLEPEYCVEQAMNAILIDQSLDCIQLHIKRSACTGQLLPWESNVVTYRFMGSDKCMYPFIKSKKYNLTYPDCS, encoded by the exons ATGGACCTCCAGATGATGCTCCTGGATGTgatctccttccttccttccagccGCTCACCAAGCCCATCGACGGCTGAGCTTGTCCTCATCACAGGGTCAGGGGGCGCCTTGGGACGTCTCTTCGCCCTGGAGTTCACCAAACACGGGGCAGAGGTGGTGCTATGGGACGTCAATGCTAACAACAACGAGGAGACTGCCAGGTTAGTGAGGGAGGCGGGGGGCAAGGCGTAGCCCTACAGGGTGGACGTGACCAACCGGGTGGAGGTGTACCACACGGCGGACGAGGTGCGGACGGACCTGGGCCGTAATGTCACCATGCTAGTGAACAACGCCGGGGTGGTTGCCGGGGTACGGCTGATGGACTGTCCGGATGAGCTGGTGGAGAGGACCATGAAGGTCAACTGTCACGCCTTCTTCTGG ATGACAAAGGCCTTCATTCCCCAGATGAAAGAGCAGAACCATGGACACGTCGCCAGCGTCCCGGGTCTCTTCAGCACTGCCTGTGTGGAG TGGTGTTTCTGTTTGTACCATGATTATTGCGCCAGTAAGTTTGCGGCGGTGGGTTTCCACGAGTCCCTGGCCCACGAGTTGCTGACTGAGGAATTTGATGGAGTCAAGACCACTCTTGTGTGTCCCTATATTGTCGACACGGGCATGTTTGACGGGTGCAAGATCCG GGATGAGGTAGCACTGTTCCTGGCACCGCTGGAGCCGGAGTACTGTGTGGAGCAGGCCATGAACGCCATCCTAATCGACCAGTCCCTGGACTGCATCCAACTTCACATCAAACGTAGTGCTTGTACAGGACA ACTGTTGCCGTGGGAGTCCAACGTGGTGACCTATCGGTTCATGGGGTCAGACAAATGCATGTACCCCTTCATAAAGAGCAAGAAGTACAACCTGACCTACCCTGATTGCAGCTAA